In the genome of Populus alba chromosome 11, ASM523922v2, whole genome shotgun sequence, one region contains:
- the LOC118031911 gene encoding antimicrobial ginkbilobin-2-like protein isoform X1 — translation MELLIFGIFSTFLLLSSPCHADSNSNLGSLCSEADNATNSSEYQANLSELQNSLVANAPIQNGFYTTAAGKGANKIYGLTQCRGDISATDCAACIKNVTMVHGCSNSKNATLWFKWCFVRYSDRRIFGESDQSGMATYNETNFEDAKVVSEGLNFTKALASTTPNQPSMFYTAVLDVGQSGKRYGMAQCTRDLSKSDCGKCLDFQLATYLNIVGNKRNWDIHGSSCSMWYYDYQFYFNYSTPAAKGGSTRSSPHRVAIGMAFPVLVFLLVL, via the exons ATGGAATTGTTAATATTCGGtatattttcaacttttctGCTGTTATCTAGCCCTTGCCATGCTGACAGTAATTCCAATCTCGGTTCGCTATGTAGTGAAGCTGATAATGCTACCAATAGCAGTGAATACCAAGCCAATCTGAGCGAGCTGCAGAATTCACTTGTTGCTAATGCGCCTATCCAAAATGGCTTCTACACGACCGCAGCAGGTAAAGGTGCTAACAAGATTTATGGCCTTACACAATGCAGAGGTGATATTTCTGCCACAGACTGTGCAGCCTGCATCAAGAATGTTACCATGGTACACGGCTGCTCAAACAGTAAAAATGCGACGCTttggtttaagtggtgtttcGTAAGGTATTCTGACCGGAGAATTTTCGGTGAATCGGATCAATCAGGAATGGCAActtacaatgagaccaatttTGAAGATGCAAAAGTGGTTTCTGAAGGACTTAACTTCACAAAAGCGCTTGCTTCTACAACTCCTAACCAGCCCTCGATGTTCTATACCGCAGTATTGGATGTTGGACAGAGTGGGAAGAGGTATGGCATGGCTCAATGCACTAGAGATCTCAGCAAGAGTGACTGTGGCAAGTGCTTGGATTTCCAATTGGCgacatatttaaatattgttggAAATAAGAGAAATTGGGATATTCATGGATCTAGTTGCAGCATGTGGTACTATGACTACCAGTTCTACTTCAACTATTCAACACCTGCAGCAAAGGGAG GTTCCACAAGATCCTCACCACATCGAGTTGCAATTGGCATGGCCTTTCCAGTGCTAGTGTTTCTGTTAGTTCTTTAA
- the LOC118031911 gene encoding antimicrobial ginkbilobin-2-like protein isoform X2 encodes MELLIFGIFSTFLLLSSPCHADSNSNLGSLCSEADNATNSSEYQANLSELQNSLVANAPIQNGFYTTAAGKGANKIYGLTQCRGDISATDCAACIKNVTMVHGCSNSKNATLWFKWCFVRYSDRRIFGESDQSGMATYNETNFEDAKVVSEGLNFTKALASTTPNQPSMFYTAVLDVGQSGKRYGMAQCTRDLSKSDCGKCLDFQLATYLNIVGNKRNWDIHGSSCSMWYYDYQFYFNYSTPAAKGGSTRSSSHRVAIGVSFPVLVFLLVL; translated from the coding sequence ATGGAATTGTTAATATTCGGtatattttcaacttttctGCTGTTATCTAGCCCTTGCCATGCTGACAGTAATTCCAATCTCGGTTCGCTATGTAGTGAAGCTGATAATGCTACCAATAGCAGTGAATACCAAGCCAATCTGAGCGAGCTGCAGAATTCACTTGTTGCTAATGCGCCTATCCAAAATGGCTTCTACACGACCGCAGCAGGTAAAGGTGCTAACAAGATTTATGGCCTTACACAATGCAGAGGTGATATTTCTGCCACAGACTGTGCAGCCTGCATCAAGAATGTTACCATGGTACACGGCTGCTCAAACAGTAAAAATGCGACGCTttggtttaagtggtgtttcGTAAGGTATTCTGACCGGAGAATTTTCGGTGAATCGGATCAATCAGGAATGGCAActtacaatgagaccaatttTGAAGATGCAAAAGTGGTTTCTGAAGGACTTAACTTCACAAAAGCGCTTGCTTCTACAACTCCTAACCAGCCCTCGATGTTCTATACCGCAGTATTGGATGTTGGACAGAGTGGGAAGAGGTATGGCATGGCTCAATGCACTAGAGATCTCAGCAAGAGTGACTGTGGCAAGTGCTTGGATTTCCAATTGGCgacatatttaaatattgttggAAATAAGAGAAATTGGGATATTCATGGATCTAGTTGCAGCATGTGGTACTATGACTACCAGTTCTACTTCAACTATTCAACACCTGCAGCAAAGGGAG